In Saccharothrix violaceirubra, the following are encoded in one genomic region:
- a CDS encoding PH domain-containing protein, producing MTDPNLPAAPEYREDDDRAGWHRLDVRMLVVRPLNELLGLIPLLVGLLVLGNGDVWRTVVSGVVIAAVVLFGLLHWLTTRYRITDEQVELRTGLLVRKRLAVPRDRIRSVDLTAKPGHRLFGLSAIKVGTGRQDKPGEDGLTLDAVTSAEAERLRLLLLERRAPDTTADTAVAGTTLSTLDKRWLRFAPLTLSGLVAVGALAGVVFNAARDVDVDLMKPLTDAAIRLAHEPATTSVPLIAGAVVTLSTIGSLVFYVVQYWNFRLTREPDRTIRVRRGLVTTRSVSISEDRLRGVEIREPLMLRWGRGARTAAVTTGLGTKGASDLLLPPAPAPEAHRVAAEVLRAERSPTEAPLSPHPTAALRRRMVRALVPPVILTGVLAWSAPSWTWQAALALTAFCAYLGWDRYRALGHALSDGYLVTRSGSLLRETAALHQSGVIGWRIRRSYFQRRAGLATISATTAAGDGEYHVVDVAERDGLTFAATAVPDLLRPFLIEDDQNDQATPE from the coding sequence ATGACCGACCCGAACCTGCCCGCCGCGCCGGAGTACCGCGAGGACGACGACCGGGCCGGGTGGCACCGGCTCGACGTCCGGATGCTGGTCGTCCGGCCGCTCAACGAACTGCTCGGCCTGATCCCGTTGCTGGTCGGCCTCCTGGTGCTGGGCAACGGCGACGTGTGGCGCACGGTCGTCAGCGGTGTGGTGATCGCGGCCGTGGTGCTGTTCGGCCTGCTGCACTGGCTGACCACCCGGTACCGGATCACCGACGAGCAGGTCGAACTGCGCACCGGGTTGCTGGTGCGCAAACGCCTGGCGGTGCCCAGGGACCGGATCAGGTCGGTCGACCTGACCGCCAAACCCGGTCACCGGCTCTTCGGCCTGTCCGCGATCAAGGTGGGCACCGGGCGTCAGGACAAGCCCGGCGAGGACGGCCTGACCCTGGACGCGGTGACCTCGGCGGAAGCCGAACGCCTGCGGCTGTTGTTGCTGGAACGCCGCGCCCCGGACACGACCGCCGACACCGCCGTCGCGGGCACCACTTTGTCCACTTTGGACAAGCGGTGGCTCCGCTTCGCCCCGCTGACCCTGTCCGGTCTGGTGGCGGTCGGCGCCCTGGCCGGCGTGGTCTTCAACGCGGCGCGTGACGTCGACGTCGACCTGATGAAGCCGCTGACCGATGCCGCGATCCGCCTGGCCCACGAGCCGGCGACCACGTCGGTGCCGTTGATCGCGGGCGCGGTCGTGACCCTGTCGACGATCGGCTCGCTGGTGTTCTACGTCGTGCAGTACTGGAACTTCAGACTCACCCGTGAGCCGGATCGGACGATCCGCGTCCGCCGAGGACTCGTGACGACGCGATCGGTGTCGATCTCCGAGGACCGCCTGCGCGGCGTGGAGATCCGCGAGCCTTTGATGCTGCGGTGGGGCCGGGGCGCGAGAACGGCGGCGGTGACGACGGGCCTGGGCACCAAGGGCGCGAGCGACCTCCTGCTCCCCCCGGCACCGGCTCCCGAAGCCCACCGCGTCGCAGCGGAAGTGCTGAGGGCGGAGCGGTCGCCGACCGAAGCACCCCTGAGCCCACACCCCACCGCCGCACTGCGACGTCGGATGGTCCGCGCCCTCGTGCCACCGGTGATCCTGACCGGCGTCCTGGCCTGGTCGGCACCTTCGTGGACCTGGCAGGCGGCACTCGCGCTCACCGCCTTCTGCGCCTACCTGGGCTGGGACCGCTACCGCGCACTCGGACACGCACTGTCCGACGGATACCTGGTCACCCGCTCCGGTTCGCTGCTGCGGGAAACGGCCGCCCTGCACCAGAGCGGCGTCATCGGCTGGCGGATCAGACGCTCGTACTTCCAACGACGAGCGGGCCTGGCAACGATTTCCGCGACCACGGCAGCCGGAGACGGCGAGTACCACGTGGTGGACGTGGCGGAACGAGACGGCTTGACCTTCGCCGCCACAGCGGTCCCGGACCTCCTGCGCCCGTTCCTGATCGAGGACGACCAGAACGACCAGGCCACGCCCGAATAG
- a CDS encoding tetratricopeptide repeat protein — MSDSIDAVVVRAADLAARGHARRAIGLLRPALVRDPQYAEGWCRLAAAHLDVGEADSALAAARRALTLGGHPAWAQRLAALALSDLGRHAEAAVAARACVGRSPDDWRCRVVLAEVLTASGRPEALDAAREATRLAPAQPRAFQVLGDAASRVHDWGTAERAYHAAVRLDPADQGAHADLALVRRRRGLAVPTGAVLAEAEKRAWPVLSRVTGLLVAGGLLLLLAGLPRPTPPLAWVAVGVVVAALLVTALTLLRARAVGRRALVRLLRRRPIVLAALVAAGISIAAFSGWAAALFLGATTMQPLVVGWLCAVAGGVVVLLGR, encoded by the coding sequence ATGTCCGATTCGATCGACGCCGTCGTGGTTCGTGCCGCCGACCTCGCCGCACGCGGGCACGCCCGCCGGGCGATCGGCCTGCTGCGGCCCGCCCTCGTCCGCGATCCGCAGTACGCCGAGGGCTGGTGCCGGCTCGCCGCCGCCCACCTGGACGTGGGCGAAGCCGACTCCGCGCTGGCCGCCGCACGCCGTGCGCTCACGCTCGGCGGCCACCCGGCATGGGCCCAGCGGCTGGCCGCGCTGGCGCTGAGCGACCTGGGCCGGCACGCGGAGGCGGCGGTCGCGGCCCGTGCGTGCGTGGGCCGTTCGCCGGACGACTGGCGGTGTCGGGTCGTGCTCGCCGAGGTGCTCACCGCGTCGGGTCGGCCGGAGGCGCTCGACGCGGCCCGCGAGGCGACCAGGCTGGCGCCGGCCCAGCCCCGGGCCTTCCAGGTTCTTGGTGACGCCGCGTCGCGTGTGCACGATTGGGGGACCGCCGAACGGGCCTACCACGCGGCGGTGCGCCTCGACCCGGCCGACCAGGGCGCGCACGCCGACCTCGCGCTCGTGCGGCGGCGGCGCGGCCTGGCCGTCCCGACCGGTGCCGTGCTCGCCGAAGCCGAGAAGCGCGCGTGGCCCGTGCTCTCCCGCGTCACCGGGCTGCTCGTCGCGGGCGGCCTGCTGCTGCTGCTCGCCGGCCTGCCCCGACCGACACCGCCGCTGGCCTGGGTCGCCGTCGGGGTCGTGGTGGCCGCGCTCCTGGTGACCGCGCTGACGTTGTTGCGCGCACGCGCCGTCGGCCGCCGGGCGCTGGTCAGGCTGCTGCGCCGGCGGCCCATCGTGCTCGCCGCGCTGGTCGCCGCGGGCATCTCGATCGCGGCGTTCTCCGGCTGGGCCGCGGCCCTGTTCCTGGGCGCCACGACCATGCAACCGCTGGTCGTGGGGTGGCTGTGCGCGGTCGCGGGCGGGGTGGTCGTCCTGCTCGGCCGGTAA
- a CDS encoding ESX secretion-associated protein EspG, translated as MLRTRVAIPVVALYNAWQSVGLGSPHNALVTAVEFDEDRLAEGDVGGLADLARDGWADLERLGLARGRQVHADLARSLRLIAEAGTEYYAFFNAGEDDTRSALVVQSGDDALRVVLRQDKHFVVEPVRPEDAAQSLVSALPEVRPGRGGVISLPEDALSGRQPRRDADEGGGSFLQQSRPTGGHTQETQLVRKLLAEQRTGGGQLYAARRDRQGRKQRCATPLTYFDTVTGRYLSAKTRGGDGTPWITVQPADFTTLQNRLRQLA; from the coding sequence GTGCTCCGGACCAGGGTCGCGATCCCGGTCGTCGCGCTCTACAACGCTTGGCAGTCGGTCGGTCTCGGCTCGCCGCACAACGCGCTCGTGACGGCGGTCGAGTTCGACGAGGACCGCCTCGCCGAGGGTGACGTCGGCGGCCTCGCCGACCTCGCCCGTGACGGCTGGGCCGACCTGGAACGCCTCGGCCTCGCCCGGGGCCGCCAGGTGCACGCCGACCTCGCGCGGTCGCTGCGGCTGATCGCCGAGGCCGGCACGGAGTACTACGCCTTCTTCAACGCGGGCGAGGACGACACCCGCAGCGCCCTGGTCGTCCAGTCGGGCGACGACGCGCTGCGGGTCGTCCTGCGCCAGGACAAGCACTTCGTCGTCGAGCCGGTGCGTCCCGAGGACGCCGCGCAGTCGCTGGTCTCCGCGCTGCCCGAGGTCCGACCGGGACGGGGCGGCGTGATCTCGCTGCCCGAGGACGCGCTCAGCGGCAGGCAGCCGCGACGCGACGCGGACGAGGGCGGCGGGTCGTTCCTCCAGCAGAGCCGACCGACCGGCGGTCACACGCAGGAGACGCAACTGGTCCGCAAGCTGCTGGCCGAGCAGCGCACGGGCGGCGGTCAGCTCTACGCCGCCCGGCGCGACCGGCAGGGCCGCAAGCAGCGTTGCGCGACGCCGTTGACCTACTTCGACACGGTCACCGGCCGCTACCTGTCGGCGAAGACGCGCGGCGGCGACGGCACGCCGTGGATCACGGTGCAGCCGGCGGACTTCACCACGCTCCAGAACCGCCTGCGCCAGCTCGCCTGA
- a CDS encoding PH domain-containing protein — translation MSTQPRLRAPRNRVSRRSITLWTLHAVIGWVVLLVPQAVVWIFTRTTWQLGFVIGTLVVGIAHTLVMPRWRYRVHRWETTAEAVYTLAGWFTQEWRVAPISRIQTVDSKRGPLQQLLGLSTVTVTTASAAGPVHIEGLDHEDAVRLVDELTATTQATPGDAT, via the coding sequence GTGAGCACACAGCCCCGCCTGCGCGCGCCCCGCAACCGGGTGAGCCGCCGGTCGATCACGCTCTGGACCCTGCACGCCGTGATCGGCTGGGTCGTCCTGCTCGTGCCGCAGGCCGTCGTCTGGATCTTCACGCGGACGACGTGGCAACTCGGCTTCGTGATCGGCACGCTCGTCGTCGGCATCGCGCACACCCTGGTCATGCCGCGCTGGCGGTACCGCGTGCACCGGTGGGAGACCACCGCCGAGGCGGTGTACACGCTGGCCGGCTGGTTCACCCAGGAATGGCGGGTCGCGCCGATCTCGCGCATCCAGACCGTGGACTCGAAACGCGGTCCCCTGCAACAGCTTCTCGGGTTGTCGACGGTCACCGTGACCACGGCGTCGGCCGCCGGGCCCGTGCACATCGAAGGCCTCGACCACGAGGATGCCGTCCGACTGGTCGACGAATTGACCGCGACGACCCAGGCCACGCCGGGTGACGCGACATGA
- a CDS encoding response regulator transcription factor gives MTVQRTAEPRVAAVSNLRDARLALDEGRLGDALEYAEKAVSAFSWLDDAEGVAHGLLVQSVALGKRGLLPGALDTIDRIQVIAAANRHLGLEAWCTYSRAVVELRLDSRERSMHSLARALGLAELTGDPELLGAILYEQARVMRDQYHEHCMIRGETGRCSPDGEPCQRKLRRAEALCAQVRDKWKQLDEPVRLARLNLLLAHVRLDLGEIDRAQRSCQRVDRLLAGVHRPVLHAELLIARARISGARDRVAEQIGQLTRAAELAMTYLAREVAVRAHGDLSLAHERAGNLEPALRHARAQLDQYRIWELQQGRDLLRMREHDLSARLVEQLADRRFEPRREDSVARPLRTHQLRSSTTAEEINRRIARAVQAGLTRRGIEVLRRVANGMTTGAVAEELGLSPKTVQNHLQRVYATIGVRDRAGAAVWWVDLDSPLD, from the coding sequence ATGACGGTCCAGCGAACGGCCGAGCCACGCGTTGCCGCGGTGTCGAACCTGCGCGACGCGCGGTTGGCGCTCGACGAGGGTCGGCTCGGCGACGCGTTGGAGTACGCCGAGAAGGCCGTGTCCGCGTTCTCCTGGCTGGACGACGCCGAGGGTGTCGCGCACGGACTGCTCGTGCAGTCCGTCGCACTCGGCAAGCGCGGCCTGTTACCGGGCGCGCTCGACACCATCGACCGCATCCAGGTCATCGCCGCCGCCAACCGGCACCTCGGGCTGGAGGCGTGGTGCACCTACTCGCGGGCCGTCGTCGAACTGCGCCTGGACTCGCGTGAGCGGTCCATGCACTCGCTGGCACGGGCGCTCGGGCTCGCCGAGCTGACCGGCGACCCCGAACTGCTCGGCGCGATCCTGTACGAACAGGCGCGGGTCATGCGCGACCAGTACCACGAGCACTGCATGATCCGCGGCGAAACCGGCCGGTGCAGCCCGGACGGCGAACCGTGCCAGCGCAAACTCCGGCGGGCCGAGGCGTTGTGCGCGCAGGTGCGGGACAAGTGGAAGCAGCTCGACGAACCGGTCCGGTTGGCCCGACTCAACCTGCTGCTCGCGCACGTCCGGCTCGACCTCGGCGAGATCGACCGCGCGCAACGCTCGTGCCAGCGTGTCGACCGGTTGCTGGCCGGCGTGCACCGGCCCGTGCTGCACGCCGAACTGCTCATCGCACGCGCCCGCATCAGCGGTGCGCGCGACCGCGTGGCCGAGCAGATCGGCCAGCTCACCCGCGCCGCCGAACTGGCCATGACGTACCTGGCCCGCGAAGTGGCCGTACGCGCGCACGGCGACCTGAGCCTCGCGCACGAGCGTGCGGGCAACCTCGAACCGGCGCTGCGGCACGCCCGCGCCCAGTTGGACCAGTACCGGATCTGGGAGTTGCAGCAGGGACGGGACCTGTTGCGGATGCGTGAGCACGACCTGTCCGCCCGGCTGGTCGAGCAACTGGCCGACCGCCGGTTCGAACCACGCCGGGAGGATTCGGTCGCCCGGCCGCTGCGCACCCACCAGTTGCGGTCGAGCACCACCGCCGAGGAGATCAACCGGCGGATCGCCCGAGCGGTGCAGGCGGGGTTGACCCGGCGTGGGATCGAGGTGCTGCGGCGCGTGGCCAACGGCATGACCACGGGCGCGGTCGCCGAGGAACTCGGCCTGTCGCCCAAGACCGTGCAGAACCACCTGCAACGGGTCTACGCGACGATCGGGGTGCGCGACCGGGCGGGCGCCGCCGTCTGGTGGGTCGACCTGGATTCGCCGCTCGACTGA
- a CDS encoding GlsB/YeaQ/YmgE family stress response membrane protein, translating into MEITSLISALIIGLVVGGLGRLVVPGRQNISTLMTILVGIGAALAGTLLAGAFGVADTDGVDWIELALQVGLAGVGVTALSRRRSRQRH; encoded by the coding sequence GTGGAGATCACCAGCCTCATCTCGGCCCTGATCATCGGTTTGGTCGTGGGTGGCCTGGGGCGGTTGGTCGTCCCCGGCAGGCAGAACATCTCGACCCTCATGACGATCCTGGTCGGTATCGGGGCGGCTTTGGCGGGCACGTTGCTCGCGGGGGCGTTCGGAGTGGCCGATACCGACGGGGTCGACTGGATCGAGTTGGCTCTTCAGGTCGGGTTGGCGGGGGTGGGTGTGACTGCCCTGTCCCGTCGGCGTTCTCGTCAGCGTCACTGA
- a CDS encoding cation:proton antiporter, whose product MSTGHALLAVGGAFLAAGVIARAGVRIGLPTIPLFMVAGIVFGPNTPGIALVDDPGEMGVLAGLGLVFLLFYLGLEFSLDDLVSGGRRLALAGGAYLVLNIGGGLAFGFALDWGTREALVIAGAIGISSSAIVTKLLVEANRLRDPESRLVMGIIVIEDVFLALYLAVLQPVLGGTSGVQALLDFGKAFAFLLVLGSIARWGGRIVTRFFSSADDELLVVCFVGVAVTGAAVAHELGVSDAIGAFMVGTVLGGSGVAKRVHKLVLPLRDAFGALFFFIFGLSIDLGAVGTVWLPILAAVVVTIVLNLGAGLVAARLHSYDRQQAVDIGLTVLTRGEFSLVLAAMAVAAGLDSRVAPFVAGYVLLLAVIGPPAVLRSRRLAWLLPRGSTG is encoded by the coding sequence ATGAGCACCGGTCACGCCCTGCTCGCCGTCGGCGGCGCGTTCCTGGCCGCCGGCGTCATCGCCCGCGCCGGCGTCCGCATCGGACTGCCCACCATCCCGCTGTTCATGGTCGCGGGCATCGTGTTCGGGCCCAACACCCCCGGCATCGCTCTGGTCGACGACCCGGGGGAGATGGGCGTGCTCGCCGGTCTCGGCCTGGTGTTCCTGCTGTTCTACCTCGGACTCGAGTTCTCCCTGGACGACCTGGTGTCCGGCGGTCGACGGCTGGCACTGGCGGGCGGCGCCTACCTCGTGCTCAACATCGGTGGCGGGCTCGCGTTCGGGTTCGCGTTGGACTGGGGCACGCGCGAAGCACTGGTGATCGCGGGCGCCATCGGGATCTCGTCCTCGGCGATCGTGACCAAGCTCCTGGTCGAGGCGAACCGCCTGCGCGACCCGGAATCACGGCTGGTCATGGGGATCATCGTGATCGAGGACGTGTTCCTGGCGCTGTACCTGGCCGTGCTCCAGCCCGTGCTCGGCGGCACGTCCGGCGTCCAGGCGCTGCTGGACTTCGGCAAGGCGTTCGCGTTCCTGCTGGTCCTCGGCTCGATCGCCCGGTGGGGCGGCCGGATCGTGACCCGGTTCTTCTCCTCCGCCGACGACGAACTGCTGGTGGTGTGCTTCGTCGGCGTGGCGGTGACCGGCGCGGCCGTGGCGCACGAACTGGGCGTGTCCGACGCGATCGGCGCGTTCATGGTCGGCACCGTGCTCGGCGGGTCCGGCGTGGCCAAGCGGGTGCACAAGCTCGTGCTGCCGTTGCGCGACGCGTTCGGAGCGCTGTTCTTCTTCATCTTCGGGTTGAGCATCGACCTCGGCGCCGTGGGCACGGTGTGGCTGCCGATCCTCGCCGCCGTCGTCGTCACGATCGTGCTCAACCTCGGCGCCGGGCTGGTCGCCGCGCGGCTGCACTCGTACGACCGGCAGCAGGCCGTGGACATCGGGCTGACCGTGCTGACCCGGGGCGAGTTCTCGCTCGTGCTCGCCGCCATGGCCGTGGCCGCCGGGCTCGACTCGCGGGTGGCCCCGTTCGTGGCCGGATACGTGCTGCTCCTGGCCGTGATCGGACCGCCGGCCGTCCTCCGGTCGAGGAGACTGGCCTGGCTGCTGCCGCGCGGTTCGACCGGGTAG
- the secD gene encoding protein translocase subunit SecD, whose protein sequence is MPRSSARRELVVRGLLSLGVLAASAFLLLTSTPRLGLDLRGGTRLVLETPTEASSDATDRALEVLRRRVDELGVAEPVLARSGDHRIVVELPGVQDPAEAIAVLGRTAQLTVRPVTGPGDVPTPEGDGVALGEAVLTGDGIKDARESPNPDGVGRQVGVDFQGDAPGQWQQVTGAAACHQPGDPRRRVAFVLDDKVVSAPQVDPSVGCGTGMIGDSTRITGRFGQAEAAELALVIRSGALPVPVEVVEQRTVGPTLGAEAIEASSRAAVIGVLLTGAFLVFAYRLAGLVAVLALAGYAAVSYAALLLIGATLTLPGLAGFVLAIGMAVDANVLVFERAREEFARRRRLGRSVDQGFKGAVSAVADSNITTLLAAGLLFWLAVGPVKGFGVTLSIGVLASLFSALVLTRVLLTLIMPVLERKPAWSGLHSLGRVRTWLTARGIELYRRPSHWLVVAAAVVVIALGGLVVRGLDLGVEFTGGRMLDYTVTRVDVGAVRTGLAEAGFGDAVVAASGDDGVSVRLGPVDEAAAARVDDVVARASGGAEQVRDELIGPSLGSELRRDAVIALLIAVLAQLAYLAVRFDWRLGVATVAALVSDVVVLLGVFAWLGKTADGVFLAALLTVIGYSVNDSVVVFDRVRELTRPAGKGRTYASVVGTAVLQTVPRTVNTGIGVLFVLAALLVLGDGSLADFATALLVGLIAGTVSTVVTAAPVAIALGSRR, encoded by the coding sequence ATGCCGCGCTCTTCCGCGCGGCGAGAACTCGTCGTCCGGGGACTGCTGTCCCTGGGCGTGCTCGCCGCGTCCGCCTTCCTGCTTCTGACCAGCACGCCACGCCTGGGCCTAGACCTGCGTGGCGGCACCCGACTCGTGCTCGAAACACCTACCGAAGCCTCGTCCGACGCCACCGACCGGGCCCTGGAGGTGTTGCGCAGACGCGTCGACGAACTCGGCGTGGCCGAACCCGTGCTCGCCCGGTCCGGCGACCACCGGATCGTCGTCGAACTGCCCGGCGTGCAGGACCCGGCCGAGGCGATCGCCGTCCTCGGCCGCACCGCCCAGCTCACCGTCCGCCCGGTGACCGGGCCGGGCGACGTGCCCACGCCCGAGGGCGACGGCGTGGCACTGGGCGAGGCCGTGCTGACCGGCGACGGGATCAAGGACGCCCGCGAGTCGCCCAACCCCGACGGCGTCGGCCGCCAGGTCGGCGTGGACTTCCAGGGCGACGCGCCCGGCCAGTGGCAGCAGGTGACCGGTGCCGCCGCCTGCCACCAGCCCGGCGATCCACGTCGGCGGGTCGCGTTCGTGCTCGACGACAAGGTGGTCTCCGCACCCCAGGTCGACCCGTCGGTGGGCTGCGGCACCGGCATGATCGGCGACTCGACCCGGATCACCGGCCGGTTCGGGCAGGCCGAGGCCGCCGAACTCGCCCTGGTCATCCGCTCCGGCGCGCTGCCCGTGCCGGTCGAGGTCGTCGAGCAGCGGACCGTCGGCCCGACGCTCGGTGCCGAGGCGATCGAGGCGTCGAGCCGCGCGGCCGTGATCGGCGTCCTGCTCACCGGCGCGTTCCTGGTGTTCGCCTACCGGCTGGCCGGACTCGTCGCGGTTCTGGCCCTGGCCGGGTACGCGGCCGTGTCCTACGCGGCGCTGCTGCTGATCGGCGCGACTCTGACCCTGCCCGGCCTGGCCGGGTTCGTGCTGGCCATCGGCATGGCCGTGGACGCGAACGTGCTGGTGTTCGAACGGGCCAGGGAGGAGTTCGCCCGTCGTCGACGGCTCGGGCGTTCGGTCGACCAGGGCTTCAAGGGCGCGGTGAGCGCGGTCGCCGACTCCAACATCACCACGCTGCTCGCGGCCGGCCTGCTGTTCTGGCTCGCGGTCGGACCGGTCAAGGGCTTCGGCGTGACGCTGTCGATCGGCGTGCTGGCGTCGTTGTTCAGCGCGTTGGTGCTCACGCGGGTACTGCTTACGTTGATCATGCCGGTGCTGGAGCGCAAGCCCGCGTGGAGCGGCCTGCACTCGTTGGGCCGGGTGCGCACGTGGCTGACCGCGCGCGGCATCGAGCTGTACCGCCGGCCTTCGCACTGGCTCGTGGTCGCGGCGGCCGTCGTCGTGATCGCGCTGGGCGGGCTCGTGGTGCGCGGACTCGACCTCGGCGTGGAGTTCACCGGCGGGCGGATGCTCGACTACACCGTGACCCGCGTCGACGTCGGCGCCGTGCGGACCGGCCTGGCCGAGGCGGGCTTCGGCGACGCGGTCGTGGCCGCGTCCGGCGACGACGGGGTGTCCGTGCGACTCGGGCCGGTCGACGAAGCCGCCGCGGCCCGTGTCGACGACGTGGTGGCGCGGGCCAGTGGCGGCGCCGAGCAGGTCCGCGACGAGCTGATCGGACCGAGCCTCGGCTCGGAACTGCGGCGGGACGCGGTGATCGCGTTGCTGATCGCGGTCCTGGCGCAGTTGGCGTACCTGGCCGTGCGGTTCGACTGGCGGCTCGGCGTGGCCACGGTCGCCGCGCTCGTGTCCGACGTGGTCGTGCTGCTCGGCGTGTTCGCGTGGTTGGGCAAGACCGCCGACGGCGTGTTCCTGGCCGCGCTGCTCACCGTGATCGGGTACTCGGTCAACGACTCGGTGGTGGTGTTCGACCGGGTGCGCGAACTGACCCGGCCCGCCGGGAAGGGGCGGACCTACGCGTCCGTGGTCGGCACGGCGGTGTTGCAGACCGTGCCGCGCACCGTGAACACGGGCATCGGCGTGCTCTTCGTCCTCGCCGCCCTGCTGGTCCTCGGTGACGGGTCGCTGGCCGACTTCGCCACCGCCCTGCTCGTGGGCCTGATCGCGGGCACGGTGTCCACCGTGGTCACCGCCGCGCCCGTCGCCATCGCCCTGGGGAGCCGCCGATGA
- a CDS encoding Clp protease N-terminal domain-containing protein: MQLQWDERFSSRLTTALAFALTSARDHGGAEVELGHLWLGLLAEGEGSAYRTLVSLGVDLEQVRLDIGASLPEARRPTDGLSVEAVVREWRTLLARPLSAAAQTVLSHARAEAFDRIGTGHLLLGLLRLDPRGLDLVRVRAEVDQQLAACAALGEHDQVI; this comes from the coding sequence ATGCAGTTGCAGTGGGACGAGCGTTTCTCGTCGCGGTTGACCACCGCCTTGGCGTTCGCGCTGACCTCCGCGCGCGACCACGGCGGTGCGGAGGTCGAGCTGGGACACCTCTGGCTCGGCCTGCTCGCCGAAGGCGAGGGGTCCGCCTACCGGACGTTGGTCAGTCTGGGCGTCGACCTCGAACAGGTGCGCCTGGACATCGGCGCGTCGCTGCCCGAAGCCCGCCGCCCCACCGACGGGCTGTCGGTGGAGGCGGTCGTCCGCGAGTGGCGGACCCTGCTCGCGCGTCCCCTGTCGGCCGCCGCGCAGACCGTCCTGTCGCACGCCAGGGCCGAGGCGTTCGACCGCATCGGCACCGGTCACCTGCTGCTGGGCCTGCTCCGCCTCGACCCGCGCGGCCTGGACCTCGTCCGGGTCCGCGCGGAGGTGGACCAGCAGCTTGCGGCGTGTGCGGCCCTGGGTGAGCATGACCAGGTGATCTAG
- a CDS encoding lactate 2-monooxygenase yields the protein MTEFAAYQSEIYLQGLSGVVPPFTTDPAGLAASARELLGPGPYWYVAGAAGSGATDRANRAAFDDWRIVPRMLTDATTRHLGVTVLGTEMPAPVLLAPIGVQSILHPDGELATARAAAELGVPFVLSTAASHTIEEVAEAAGDGARWFQLYWPDDPDVCVSLLSRARAAGYGVLVVTLDAWTLAWRPHDLDRAYLPFLRGVGTAIPFSDPAFRAGLDRAPEDDLPVAISRWVRLFTGTDRSWDRLDFLREHWDGPIVLKGIQHVDDARKAVDAGVSGIVVSNHGGRQVDGAVASLDVLPDIADAVGDHVEVLFDSGVRTGADVVKALALGAKAVLIGRPFAYGLAHDGQVGVRHVLRGLLADFDLTLGLSGHRSPAELSRDALRRAGAGGSGAW from the coding sequence ATGACGGAGTTCGCCGCGTACCAGAGCGAGATCTACCTCCAGGGTCTCTCGGGCGTCGTGCCGCCGTTCACCACCGACCCGGCGGGGCTGGCGGCGTCGGCCAGGGAACTCCTGGGACCGGGGCCCTACTGGTACGTGGCGGGTGCGGCCGGGTCGGGCGCCACCGACCGGGCCAACCGGGCGGCGTTCGACGACTGGCGGATCGTGCCGCGGATGCTCACCGACGCCACCACGCGCCACCTCGGCGTGACCGTGCTGGGCACCGAGATGCCCGCGCCCGTGCTGCTCGCCCCGATCGGGGTGCAGTCGATCCTGCACCCGGACGGGGAGTTGGCCACGGCTCGGGCCGCCGCGGAACTGGGCGTGCCGTTCGTGCTGTCCACGGCCGCGTCCCACACGATCGAGGAGGTCGCCGAGGCGGCCGGTGACGGTGCGCGGTGGTTCCAGCTCTACTGGCCCGACGACCCGGACGTGTGCGTGAGCCTGCTGTCCCGGGCCCGCGCGGCGGGGTACGGCGTGCTCGTGGTCACGCTGGACGCGTGGACGTTGGCGTGGCGACCACACGACCTCGACCGCGCCTACCTGCCGTTCCTGCGCGGTGTCGGCACCGCGATCCCGTTCTCCGACCCGGCGTTCCGCGCCGGCCTCGACCGCGCGCCCGAGGACGACCTGCCGGTGGCGATCTCCCGGTGGGTGCGGCTGTTCACCGGCACCGACCGGTCGTGGGACCGACTGGACTTCCTGCGCGAGCACTGGGACGGCCCGATCGTCCTCAAAGGAATCCAGCACGTCGACGACGCGCGCAAGGCCGTGGACGCCGGCGTGTCCGGCATCGTCGTGTCCAACCACGGCGGACGCCAGGTCGACGGCGCGGTCGCGTCCCTGGACGTGCTGCCCGACATCGCCGACGCGGTCGGCGACCACGTCGAGGTGCTGTTCGACTCGGGCGTGCGCACCGGCGCGGACGTCGTGAAGGCGCTCGCGCTCGGTGCCAAGGCCGTCCTGATCGGACGGCCGTTCGCCTACGGCCTCGCGCACGACGGGCAGGTGGGCGTGCGCCACGTGCTGCGCGGCCTCCTCGCCGACTTCGACCTCACGCTCGGGCTGTCCGGCCACCGCAGCCCGGCCGAACTGTCCCGTGACGCGCTCAGGCGAGCTGGCGCAGGCGGTTCTGGAGCGTGGTGA